From the genome of Parazoarcus communis, one region includes:
- a CDS encoding histone deacetylase family protein: MTTTAFITHRDCWLHDMGAHHPECADRLGAINDRLIAAGLDLYLSFFDAPLATAEQITRVHPASYFDELMSSVPEHGIRHLDPDTAMSPNTMKAALRSAGAGVLATDLVLKGEIENAFCAVRPPGHHAERAKAMGFCFLNNVAIAARHATDFHGLERVAIVDFDVHHGNGTEEVFRDDPRVMMASIFQHPFYPYSGTENQPAHFCNVPVPAGTRGDAFRQVVSDIWVPALREHNPQAIFISAGFDAHYEDDMGSLGLVESDYIWATQQIKGVAEDCGHKRIVSVLEGGYSLSSLARSVVSHIKALADL, translated from the coding sequence ATGACAACAACGGCGTTCATCACGCACCGCGATTGCTGGTTGCATGACATGGGGGCTCATCACCCGGAATGTGCGGACAGGCTGGGGGCGATCAACGATCGTCTGATTGCCGCAGGGCTTGATCTCTACCTGTCCTTCTTCGATGCGCCGCTGGCGACCGCCGAACAGATCACGCGTGTTCATCCGGCGAGCTACTTCGACGAATTGATGAGCAGCGTGCCGGAGCACGGCATCCGCCACCTCGATCCTGACACGGCCATGAGCCCCAACACCATGAAGGCCGCGCTGCGGTCCGCAGGGGCTGGCGTGCTGGCGACGGATCTGGTGCTAAAGGGCGAGATCGAGAATGCATTCTGTGCCGTGCGCCCGCCCGGTCATCATGCCGAGCGTGCGAAGGCAATGGGGTTCTGCTTTCTCAACAACGTCGCGATCGCGGCGCGGCATGCGACGGATTTTCATGGCCTGGAGCGGGTGGCCATCGTCGACTTCGACGTGCACCATGGCAACGGTACCGAAGAGGTGTTCCGCGATGATCCCCGGGTCATGATGGCGAGCATCTTCCAGCATCCGTTCTATCCATACAGCGGCACCGAGAACCAGCCCGCACACTTCTGCAACGTGCCGGTCCCTGCAGGTACGCGCGGTGATGCGTTCAGGCAGGTCGTGAGCGACATCTGGGTGCCTGCGCTGCGCGAGCACAATCCCCAGGCCATCTTCATTTCGGCGGGTTTTGATGCGCACTATGAAGACGACATGGGTTCGCTCGGCCTGGTCGAGTCCGACTACATCTGGGCGACCCAGCAGATCAAGGGGGTCGCGGAAGATTGCGGCCACAAGCGCATCGTCTCCGTTCTGGAGGGGGGCTACTCGCTGAGCTCGCTCGCCCGGTCGGTCGTTTCCCACATCAAGGCACTGGCCGACCTCTGA
- the rpoS gene encoding RNA polymerase sigma factor RpoS codes for MEEPANPDDIDSQEPDLPLEVEVFSDRQAPVVENEFLSDVTQIYLNEIGANPLLTAEEEAALSRRVRLGDFEARQTMIERNLRLVVNIAKHYLNRGIPLLDLVEEGNLGLIHALEKFDPERGFRFSTYATWWIRQNIERAIMNQSRTIRLPVHVVKELNQVLRAQRSIEANSNGESTLEEIAQRLDKPIETVRAILALSEHTASLDAPLDIDPSLSIGESLADDHAESPEVLIHGAEIETLLRTWIDMLNEKQRLVIRHRYGIDECEMLTLEELAARLELTRERVRQIQLEALGQLRRTLRRRGISKDALF; via the coding sequence ATGGAAGAGCCGGCAAACCCTGACGATATCGATAGTCAAGAACCGGATCTTCCCCTTGAGGTGGAGGTTTTCTCCGACCGTCAGGCGCCGGTGGTCGAGAATGAGTTTCTCAGCGACGTCACCCAGATCTATCTCAACGAGATCGGTGCCAATCCGCTGCTGACGGCCGAAGAGGAAGCGGCCTTGTCGCGCAGGGTGAGGCTGGGTGATTTTGAGGCGCGGCAGACGATGATCGAGCGCAATCTCCGGCTCGTCGTCAATATCGCCAAACACTACCTGAATCGCGGTATTCCGCTGCTGGATCTGGTCGAGGAAGGCAATCTCGGCCTGATCCACGCGCTGGAAAAGTTCGACCCCGAGCGCGGATTCCGCTTCTCGACCTACGCGACCTGGTGGATTCGGCAGAACATCGAGCGCGCGATCATGAATCAGTCGCGCACGATCCGGCTCCCGGTGCACGTGGTCAAGGAACTGAACCAGGTGTTGCGCGCCCAGCGCAGCATTGAGGCGAATTCCAACGGGGAATCAACCCTGGAGGAGATCGCCCAGCGTCTCGACAAACCCATCGAGACCGTTCGCGCCATTCTTGCGCTGAGCGAACATACGGCCTCGCTCGATGCGCCGCTGGACATCGATCCGAGTCTGTCCATCGGTGAGTCGCTTGCGGACGACCACGCAGAATCCCCCGAAGTGCTGATTCACGGTGCTGAAATCGAAACGCTGCTGCGCACCTGGATCGACATGCTCAACGAGAAGCAGCGTCTGGTCATCCGTCACCGTTACGGCATCGACGAATGCGAAATGCTGACCCTCGAAGAACTCGCCGCCCGGCTCGAGCTTACGCGTGAGCGTGTGCGCCAGATACAGCTCGAGGCGCTGGGCCAGCTCCGGCGCACGCTCCGGCGCCGCGGGATCTCCAAGGACGCGTTGTTCTGA
- a CDS encoding protein-L-isoaspartate(D-aspartate) O-methyltransferase: protein MNARTPDAVRTRARMVDRLRAQGIRDEKVLSAMAQIPRHQFVEEGLAYGAYDDTALPIGFQQTISQPFVVARMIELLRAGRELGRTLEIGAGCGYQAAVLSKIATDVYAVERIRPLLDRARNNLRPLRLPNVRLKYADGSVGLPEAAPFDTIIVAAAAVGVPQALKDQLAPGGRLMIPVGSGEQRLLLIERQGNVFKESWYEAVRFVPLLTGTE, encoded by the coding sequence AATGGTCGATCGCCTGCGTGCGCAGGGAATCCGGGACGAGAAAGTCCTCTCGGCCATGGCCCAGATCCCCCGTCACCAGTTTGTCGAGGAAGGGCTGGCCTACGGCGCCTATGACGACACTGCGCTGCCGATCGGCTTTCAGCAAACCATTTCCCAGCCCTTTGTCGTCGCGCGCATGATCGAGTTGTTGCGTGCGGGCCGGGAACTTGGCCGCACGCTGGAAATCGGAGCCGGTTGTGGTTACCAGGCTGCAGTGCTTTCCAAGATTGCGACGGATGTCTATGCGGTAGAGCGCATACGCCCGCTGCTGGATCGTGCACGCAACAATCTGCGTCCGCTGCGTCTGCCGAATGTACGTTTGAAATATGCTGACGGCAGCGTAGGCTTGCCCGAGGCAGCACCGTTTGACACGATTATTGTCGCTGCCGCAGCCGTCGGTGTGCCCCAGGCGCTGAAAGATCAGCTTGCGCCTGGCGGGCGCCTGATGATTCCTGTGGGCAGCGGCGAACAACGCCTGTTGCTGATCGAGCGGCAGGGTAACGTATTCAAGGAAAGCTGGTACGAAGCAGTGCGCTTCGTGCCGCTATTGACTGGTACAGAATGA
- a CDS encoding DUF58 domain-containing protein, giving the protein MGVDALTGGARRLVDRWLFRLRRPEAAPIILYQRRIYVLPTAAGYAFALALLVMLIASINYNLSLGYGLTFLIGGVAVASIVHAFRNLLQLSIRNGRTEPTFCGDNIVFHLLIDNHRPARRPALCLRAQGGSTAFDLAPGTVTEVSLALPTKARGPFPLGRTTLETRWPLGLIRAWSVFIPDTTGLVYPAPEADPPPLPGLTAGDAHGQRSLRAGDDDFAGLRNHQQSDSPQHLAWKVLARGGPLMTKQFSSLEGGDVSLEWSSLPSTLDDEARLSRLTAWLLMAERSGQRYALQLPSRYFPRGSGRVHLHQCLRALALHGQPHAGSSDV; this is encoded by the coding sequence ATGGGCGTCGACGCCTTGACCGGCGGCGCCCGGCGACTGGTCGACCGCTGGCTGTTCCGCCTGCGGCGGCCGGAAGCCGCGCCGATCATTCTCTATCAGCGCCGCATCTACGTTCTGCCGACCGCGGCCGGATACGCCTTCGCCCTCGCCCTGCTGGTGATGCTGATCGCCTCGATCAACTACAACCTCAGCCTGGGTTACGGCCTGACCTTCCTGATCGGGGGCGTGGCTGTCGCCAGCATCGTCCATGCCTTTCGCAACCTGCTCCAGCTCTCCATCCGCAACGGCCGCACCGAACCCACGTTCTGTGGCGACAATATCGTCTTCCATCTCCTCATCGACAATCACCGCCCGGCGCGACGACCCGCACTGTGCCTGCGCGCGCAGGGAGGATCGACCGCCTTCGACCTGGCGCCCGGCACTGTCACCGAAGTCAGCCTTGCCCTGCCGACCAAGGCTCGCGGGCCCTTTCCGCTCGGGCGCACGACACTCGAAACCCGCTGGCCGCTCGGCCTGATCCGCGCCTGGAGCGTGTTCATTCCGGACACCACCGGTCTCGTCTATCCCGCGCCCGAAGCCGACCCACCGCCACTGCCCGGCCTCACCGCCGGCGACGCCCACGGTCAGCGCAGCCTGCGGGCAGGCGATGACGATTTCGCCGGCCTGCGCAATCATCAGCAGTCGGACTCGCCGCAACACCTGGCGTGGAAGGTGCTCGCCCGCGGCGGGCCCCTGATGACCAAGCAGTTCTCCTCGCTTGAGGGCGGCGACGTGTCCCTCGAATGGTCGTCCCTGCCGTCGACGCTCGACGACGAGGCGAGGCTGTCACGACTGACCGCCTGGCTGCTGATGGCCGAACGCAGCGGACAGCGTTACGCCTTGCAGCTGCCGTCGCGCTACTTTCCACGCGGCAGCGGACGCGTGCATCTTCATCAGTGCCTGCGCGCGCTGGCGCTGCATGGCCAGCCGCATGCCGGGAGCAGCGATGTTTAG
- the bamC gene encoding outer membrane protein assembly factor BamC encodes MNRSLRTNASLLALSLLLAGCSSSLLESKRIDYKSAKNNQIAPLEIPPDLTAPTRDDRFAVPDVAPRGVATFSAYNADRAGQSGVRASNDVMPVPDRMRIERAGSQRWLVLPGNAADLWPQIRNFWLELGFILNVDSPEIGVLETDWAEDRAKIPQDFLRSTLGKVIDGLYSTPERDKFRTRLEEGKEPGTVEIYISHRGMMEIYPTEAKDSTIWQPRPADPELEAEMLRRLMISLGADEARAQAALAVAPVAERAKMATVDGQMNLQVQEPFDRAWRRVGLALDRIGFTVEDRDRAQGLYFVRYVDPDADSRSGKDEGFFSKLAFWRSSDKPAVGGSEYKLRVQGQAEGSTVTVLTKEGAVDKSATAKRMLGLLQQELR; translated from the coding sequence ATGAATCGCTCCTTGCGCACTAATGCTTCCCTGCTTGCGCTTTCGTTGCTGCTCGCAGGCTGCTCCAGTTCCCTGCTCGAATCCAAACGTATCGATTACAAGAGCGCCAAGAACAACCAGATCGCTCCGCTTGAGATTCCGCCCGATCTGACCGCGCCCACGCGCGACGACCGTTTCGCCGTGCCGGACGTGGCACCGCGTGGCGTGGCAACCTTCTCGGCCTACAACGCTGACCGCGCCGGACAGTCGGGCGTCCGCGCCTCCAATGACGTCATGCCCGTGCCCGATCGCATGCGTATCGAGCGTGCAGGCAGCCAGCGCTGGCTGGTCCTGCCCGGCAATGCAGCCGACCTGTGGCCGCAGATCAGGAACTTCTGGCTAGAACTCGGGTTCATCCTGAATGTCGACAGCCCCGAAATCGGTGTGCTGGAGACGGACTGGGCGGAAGACCGCGCCAAGATCCCGCAGGATTTCCTGCGTTCCACGCTGGGTAAGGTCATCGATGGCCTGTACTCCACCCCCGAACGCGACAAGTTCCGTACGCGCCTGGAAGAGGGCAAGGAGCCGGGCACGGTCGAGATCTACATCAGCCACCGCGGCATGATGGAAATCTATCCGACCGAGGCAAAGGATTCGACCATCTGGCAACCGCGTCCGGCCGATCCCGAACTCGAAGCCGAGATGCTGCGCCGGCTGATGATCAGTCTGGGTGCAGACGAGGCCCGTGCGCAGGCAGCACTTGCCGTGGCGCCGGTGGCAGAGCGCGCCAAGATGGCAACCGTCGATGGTCAGATGAACCTGCAGGTGCAGGAGCCGTTCGATCGTGCCTGGCGTCGCGTGGGTCTGGCACTCGACCGCATCGGTTTCACGGTTGAAGACCGTGATCGTGCGCAGGGGCTTTATTTCGTGCGCTATGTCGATCCCGATGCGGACAGCCGTAGCGGAAAGGATGAGGGTTTCTTCTCCAAGCTGGCGTTCTGGCGCAGCAGCGACAAGCCTGCCGTCGGTGGCAGCGAGTACAAGCTCAGGGTGCAGGGGCAGGCCGAAGGGTCCACCGTCACCGTGCTGACCAAGGAAGGCGCGGTGGACAAGTCGGCCACGGCCAAGCGCATGCTTGGATTGCTGCAGCAGGAATTGCGTTAA
- a CDS encoding peptidoglycan DD-metalloendopeptidase family protein, producing the protein MNKEIFRRRAALFGMVSLLALTAGCASRVSAPVRDGTQPPAAAAPVERVGFHVVRPGETVLALSRMYNVSVADIVGWNGLTNPNQIHVGQELRVAPETPVVAQVIPITSEPVVISPVVPQTGGAAPIKQEPRGGKQPYSDEAWEKMQRPGDVAVAESKQPVAPAAPETPRLPGPDGDWLWPVKGKVIVGFDEPVAGDAKLRNKGIDIAGTPGTPVLASAGGKVVYSGSGLRGLGKLVIIKHDANYLTAYAHNQQLLVKEAETVTKGQKIAELGSTDADRPKLHFEIRKQGQPVDPLKYLPAH; encoded by the coding sequence ATGAACAAAGAAATTTTTCGTCGTCGCGCAGCCCTGTTCGGGATGGTTTCGCTGCTCGCATTGACCGCGGGCTGCGCCAGTCGCGTTTCCGCTCCGGTTCGTGACGGGACGCAGCCTCCTGCCGCAGCCGCGCCGGTTGAGCGCGTGGGTTTTCACGTGGTGCGCCCCGGTGAGACGGTGTTGGCGCTGTCCCGCATGTACAACGTCAGCGTGGCAGATATCGTGGGCTGGAATGGCCTGACGAACCCCAATCAGATCCACGTCGGGCAGGAACTGCGGGTTGCGCCCGAGACGCCCGTGGTGGCGCAGGTGATTCCGATCACGTCCGAGCCTGTGGTGATTTCGCCGGTTGTTCCGCAGACCGGCGGTGCCGCACCGATCAAGCAGGAACCGCGTGGTGGCAAGCAGCCGTACTCGGATGAGGCGTGGGAAAAAATGCAGCGCCCGGGCGATGTCGCGGTTGCAGAGTCGAAGCAGCCGGTTGCGCCCGCTGCGCCTGAAACCCCGCGTTTGCCGGGGCCTGATGGTGACTGGCTGTGGCCGGTGAAGGGCAAGGTCATCGTCGGTTTCGACGAACCGGTCGCGGGCGATGCGAAGCTGCGCAACAAGGGGATCGACATTGCAGGAACTCCGGGTACGCCCGTACTTGCCTCGGCAGGCGGCAAGGTGGTCTACTCAGGCAGCGGCTTGCGTGGTCTCGGAAAACTGGTCATCATCAAACACGATGCCAATTACCTGACGGCTTATGCGCACAATCAGCAACTGCTTGTGAAAGAAGCTGAAACCGTGACAAAGGGTCAGAAGATTGCAGAGCTTGGCAGTACCGACGCAGATCGGCCGAAGTTGCATTTCGAGATTCGCAAGCAGGGGCAGCCGGTTGATCCGCTGAAATACCTGCCCGCACACTGA
- a CDS encoding AAA family ATPase, protein MPQRHASRLLEAASQIILGKEHELQLALSCLIARGHLLIEDMPGVGKTTLAHVLARLVGLHFQRIQFTSDLLPADIVGVSVFDRETSSFRFNAGPVFAQLILADEINRATPKTQSALLEAMEERQITADGATLPLPDPFFVIATQNPSTQIGTFPLPESQLDRFLMRIRIGYPDRAAERALLMGEARRELIERQQPVITPDDLIELQHAAQALQVADRLIDYVQNLLAATRQSNEFAGGLSPRAGLGLLASARAWALIEGRDHVLPEDVQRMFPHVAGHRLHLAGDGRPPAPAALDRLLQSVPVS, encoded by the coding sequence ATGCCCCAACGCCATGCAAGCAGACTCCTTGAAGCCGCCAGCCAGATCATCCTCGGCAAGGAGCATGAATTGCAGTTGGCCCTGTCATGCCTCATCGCACGCGGGCATCTGCTGATCGAGGACATGCCGGGCGTGGGCAAGACCACGCTTGCGCATGTCCTCGCGCGTCTGGTCGGCCTGCATTTCCAGCGCATCCAGTTCACCAGCGACCTGCTGCCCGCAGACATCGTCGGGGTATCGGTATTCGACCGCGAGACCAGCAGCTTTCGCTTCAATGCCGGGCCGGTGTTCGCCCAGCTGATTCTCGCCGATGAGATCAATCGCGCCACGCCAAAGACGCAGAGCGCCCTGCTCGAAGCCATGGAAGAGCGCCAGATCACCGCCGACGGCGCCACCCTGCCGCTCCCCGACCCGTTTTTCGTCATTGCCACGCAGAACCCCTCGACCCAGATCGGCACCTTCCCCCTGCCCGAGAGCCAGCTTGACCGCTTCCTGATGCGCATTCGCATCGGCTACCCCGATCGCGCAGCAGAGCGTGCATTGCTGATGGGCGAAGCACGGCGCGAGCTGATCGAACGCCAGCAGCCCGTGATCACGCCCGACGACCTGATCGAACTGCAGCATGCCGCACAGGCGCTTCAGGTGGCCGACCGCCTGATCGACTACGTGCAGAACCTGCTCGCAGCCACACGCCAGAGCAACGAGTTCGCGGGCGGCCTGAGCCCGCGCGCAGGACTCGGCCTGCTGGCTTCGGCGCGCGCCTGGGCGCTGATCGAAGGACGCGACCACGTGCTGCCGGAAGACGTGCAGCGCATGTTCCCGCATGTCGCCGGGCACCGTCTCCACCTCGCCGGCGACGGCCGCCCGCCAGCCCCCGCCGCCCTCGACCGTCTGCTGCAATCCGTTCCGGTGAGTTGA
- the dapA gene encoding 4-hydroxy-tetrahydrodipicolinate synthase: protein MITGSIVAIVTPMNEDGSLDFPRLRSLIDWHVAEGTDGIVIVGTTGESPTVNVDEHCELIRTTVEHAAGRIPVIAGTGANSTAEAVELARYAQQAGAAAHLSVVPYYNRPTQEGLYQHFRTIAEAVELPLILYNVPGRTVADLANDTTIRLAEIPNIIGVKDATGSIDRNCDLIARAPEGFALYSGDDMTVAAFMLLGGHGTISVTANVAPRAMHEMCAAALAGDALKTREINARLLGLHRHLFCEANPIPVKWAVARMGLMGDGIRLPLTQLSDTCHERVRQAMRQAGINF from the coding sequence ATGATTACCGGATCGATTGTCGCCATCGTCACGCCGATGAATGAGGATGGCAGCCTGGATTTCCCCCGCTTGCGCAGTCTGATCGACTGGCACGTTGCCGAAGGCACCGACGGGATTGTTATTGTGGGCACCACGGGCGAGTCGCCCACGGTGAATGTCGATGAGCACTGCGAGCTGATCCGCACGACGGTCGAGCATGCGGCCGGTCGCATTCCCGTCATCGCCGGCACCGGTGCCAACTCGACAGCCGAGGCCGTCGAACTTGCGCGCTACGCTCAGCAGGCCGGCGCCGCCGCCCACCTGTCCGTGGTTCCCTATTACAACCGCCCGACGCAGGAAGGCCTTTATCAGCACTTCCGTACCATCGCCGAGGCGGTCGAGCTGCCGCTGATCCTGTACAACGTGCCCGGCCGCACCGTCGCCGACCTGGCCAATGACACCACGATCCGGCTGGCCGAAATCCCGAACATCATCGGTGTCAAGGATGCGACCGGCAGCATCGATCGCAACTGCGACCTGATCGCGCGTGCGCCTGAAGGCTTTGCCCTTTACAGCGGCGACGACATGACTGTTGCCGCCTTCATGCTGCTGGGTGGCCATGGAACCATCTCGGTGACGGCAAACGTCGCCCCCCGTGCGATGCACGAGATGTGTGCGGCGGCACTTGCCGGCGATGCACTCAAGACGCGCGAAATCAACGCGCGCCTGCTCGGACTGCATCGCCACCTGTTCTGCGAAGCCAACCCGATTCCGGTCAAGTGGGCGGTTGCCCGCATGGGTCTGATGGGCGACGGCATCCGCTTGCCGCTGACGCAGTTGAGCGACACCTGTCACGAACGTGTGCGGCAGGCCATGCGCCAGGCCGGCATCAATTTCTGA
- a CDS encoding transglutaminase TgpA family protein, protein MFRRRAGTPPHSSAQAALRRDQGAWLLSAAALTLAPHLLTLPLWVSALSVLLLGWRASLLWQGGRTPNTYLILLIAVAAGIGVRVAFGHFFGKDPGLAFLALLLGLKLLETSSMRDIRAAILLCFFLQLGVFFDNQSLPVAGLALCASLLSIGALLSLSDPAAGTRERLRTSALLLAQGLPFMLVLFVLFPRIEGPLWGLPADAHSGMSGLSNTMAPGSISDLSLSEAIAFRADFAGIPPQPAQRYWRGPVLSVFDGTTWRAARHLEGDRPPYEPSGPRLDYRITLEAHNQRWLLALDFPAGSPDGVRYSSTFQAMYRQPLRSRTRLDLVAYPETVVGLNEHAHVLDTALRLPPDSNPRTQALAQQLAAGSTSPEDILARTLARMREIDLTYTLRPPLTGTNGVDAFLFDTRRGFCEHFASAFVFMMRAAGVPARVVTGYQGGEINPVDGSMIVRQSDAHAWAEVWLPQRGWVRVDPTALAAPGRIESGMAGALPAGEVLPLFMRPHLSWLRDLRFRWEAVSNSWNQWVLGYNPERQREFLSRLGLGELSWSTWIGVLGVMAAGLMGLLFAWALRQARAADPLDRAWAAFSARLARRGLNRRPAEGPLDYGRRLAQALPDDAAEITDITTRYANLRYRPPASPEAVRELKRRIRILKLT, encoded by the coding sequence ATGTTTAGGCGCAGGGCCGGAACACCGCCACACTCGAGCGCCCAAGCCGCGCTGCGCCGGGACCAGGGTGCATGGCTGCTGAGCGCGGCGGCACTGACGCTTGCACCCCACCTCCTCACCCTGCCGCTCTGGGTATCGGCGCTGAGTGTGCTCCTGCTGGGCTGGCGCGCCAGCCTGCTGTGGCAGGGCGGCCGCACACCAAACACTTACCTCATCCTTTTGATTGCCGTCGCCGCGGGCATCGGTGTGCGTGTGGCCTTCGGACACTTCTTCGGCAAGGATCCCGGCCTCGCCTTTCTGGCACTGCTGCTCGGACTGAAGCTGCTGGAAACGAGCAGCATGCGCGACATCCGGGCGGCCATCCTGCTGTGCTTCTTCCTGCAACTGGGCGTGTTCTTCGACAACCAGAGCTTGCCGGTTGCGGGGCTCGCCCTCTGTGCCAGCCTGCTCTCGATCGGCGCCCTGCTGTCCCTGTCCGACCCCGCGGCCGGCACCCGCGAGCGTCTGCGCACCAGCGCGCTGCTACTGGCGCAGGGGCTGCCCTTCATGCTGGTGCTCTTCGTGCTGTTTCCGCGTATCGAGGGGCCCTTATGGGGCCTTCCTGCCGACGCCCACAGCGGCATGAGCGGCCTCTCCAACACCATGGCTCCGGGCTCAATCAGCGACCTCAGCCTGTCCGAAGCGATCGCCTTCAGGGCCGATTTCGCGGGTATCCCGCCCCAGCCTGCGCAGCGCTACTGGCGCGGTCCTGTGCTGAGCGTTTTCGATGGCACCACCTGGCGCGCCGCACGCCACCTCGAAGGCGACCGCCCACCCTATGAGCCATCCGGGCCGCGGCTTGATTACCGCATCACGCTCGAGGCCCACAACCAGCGCTGGCTGCTGGCACTCGACTTTCCTGCCGGGTCTCCGGACGGCGTGCGCTACAGCAGCACCTTCCAGGCCATGTACAGGCAACCGCTGCGCAGCCGCACACGACTCGACCTGGTTGCCTACCCGGAAACCGTCGTCGGCCTCAATGAACATGCCCACGTACTCGACACCGCGCTGCGCCTGCCGCCCGACAGCAACCCGCGCACCCAGGCGCTGGCGCAGCAACTCGCCGCGGGATCGACATCGCCCGAAGACATCCTCGCGAGGACGCTTGCTCGCATGCGCGAGATCGACCTCACCTACACCCTGCGCCCGCCACTGACCGGCACCAATGGCGTGGACGCCTTTCTGTTCGACACCCGTCGCGGTTTCTGCGAGCACTTCGCATCGGCCTTCGTGTTCATGATGCGCGCCGCTGGCGTTCCGGCGCGCGTCGTCACCGGCTATCAGGGCGGCGAGATCAATCCGGTGGACGGCAGCATGATCGTGCGCCAGTCGGACGCGCACGCCTGGGCCGAGGTATGGCTGCCACAGCGCGGGTGGGTGCGGGTCGACCCCACCGCCCTTGCCGCCCCCGGACGCATCGAGTCCGGCATGGCTGGCGCGCTGCCGGCAGGCGAAGTCCTCCCGCTGTTCATGCGCCCACATCTTTCGTGGTTGCGTGATCTGCGTTTCCGCTGGGAAGCCGTGTCGAACAGCTGGAACCAATGGGTTCTTGGCTACAATCCTGAACGGCAGCGCGAATTTCTGTCACGATTGGGTCTGGGCGAACTCAGCTGGTCGACCTGGATCGGTGTTCTGGGCGTCATGGCTGCCGGTCTGATGGGGCTGCTTTTTGCATGGGCGCTCAGACAGGCACGTGCGGCCGACCCGCTTGACCGGGCCTGGGCCGCGTTTTCCGCCAGGCTTGCCCGCCGCGGACTGAACCGGCGCCCGGCCGAAGGTCCGCTCGATTACGGTCGCCGCCTTGCGCAGGCCCTGCCGGACGACGCAGCCGAGATCACCGACATTACGACGCGCTATGCAAACCTGCGCTACCGCCCCCCTGCCAGCCCCGAGGCGGTTCGCGAACTGAAACGACGCATCCGGATACTGAAACTGACATGA
- the mltB gene encoding lytic murein transglycosylase B, which produces MTGITAHLPLSRLACTLALSLSFGLGSASADTENYAEREDVQAFISDLSARHGFDAGQLSRTIGQAQKLPRVISLITPPTKRGVRSWERYRSRFIERVRIERGLDFWDEYAPILQAAEERYGVPAEIIVAIIGVETVYGRHTGNFETLSTLTTLAFDYPPRADLFRRELEQLFLLAREQGREPTSYSGSYAGALGYPQFLPSSMRAYAVDFDANGVIDFEDNPLDAIGSVANYLHAHGWQPQAPVAVRARLSLDASPAPLVAAGIEPTLSADTLRDAGIMAADGEAVTAPVTLVDLETPGADVEYWLGYRNFYVITRYNRSSFYAMSVFELAQTIRARRLARNVAASG; this is translated from the coding sequence ATGACTGGAATCACTGCACATCTACCCCTGTCCCGCCTCGCCTGCACCCTCGCACTGAGCCTGTCATTCGGACTCGGCAGCGCCAGCGCAGACACCGAAAACTATGCAGAACGCGAGGATGTGCAGGCTTTCATCAGCGACCTGTCCGCGCGCCATGGCTTCGATGCCGGGCAGCTGAGCAGGACGATCGGCCAAGCCCAGAAGCTCCCCCGTGTGATCTCGCTGATCACCCCGCCAACCAAGCGCGGCGTGCGCTCATGGGAGCGCTACCGTTCGCGGTTCATCGAGCGCGTCCGCATCGAGCGCGGACTCGACTTCTGGGATGAGTACGCCCCGATCCTGCAGGCTGCCGAAGAACGCTATGGCGTGCCGGCCGAGATCATCGTCGCCATCATCGGGGTGGAGACCGTTTACGGCCGCCATACCGGCAATTTTGAAACCCTGTCGACGCTGACCACACTCGCGTTCGACTACCCGCCGCGTGCCGACCTGTTTCGCCGCGAACTTGAGCAACTATTCCTGCTCGCCCGGGAGCAGGGGCGCGAGCCGACGAGCTACTCGGGCTCCTATGCCGGCGCACTCGGCTACCCGCAGTTCCTGCCCAGCAGCATGCGTGCCTACGCCGTGGACTTTGACGCCAACGGTGTGATCGATTTCGAGGACAACCCGCTCGACGCCATTGGCAGCGTGGCCAACTATCTCCACGCCCACGGATGGCAGCCGCAGGCGCCGGTGGCGGTGCGTGCCCGCCTGAGTCTGGATGCAAGCCCTGCTCCGCTGGTGGCTGCGGGAATCGAACCGACCCTGAGTGCCGACACGCTGCGCGACGCGGGCATCATGGCAGCCGATGGCGAAGCGGTCACCGCGCCAGTCACGCTCGTCGACCTTGAAACCCCGGGCGCAGATGTCGAATACTGGCTGGGTTACCGCAACTTCTACGTCATCACCCGCTACAACCGCAGCAGCTTCTATGCGATGTCGGTCTTCGAGCTCGCACAGACCATCCGGGCGCGCAGGCTGGCCCGCAATGTGGCGGCCTCGGGCTAG